In the genome of Arvicola amphibius chromosome 2, mArvAmp1.2, whole genome shotgun sequence, the window CACAGTTCATCACTGGACATCGTATTGTTTCCTGTTCCTCACTGCCTGAGACCAGCTCCAGCCAGCATCCTCACTCTAGTAGTAGGAAAAGAAGGACCAAGGGTGAGCTGGCCCTTCTGGGAGCTTCCAGAACAAACAGTTGTAGAGCCAGCATGTGTCACTGGGAGGGATGCTTGCATTCCATGACCTAGGAGTGTAATGATAATAGCCTGGGGCAGCCTCTCGGTCTCACAGGCTATGTCAACATAGTACCAGCTGAATCATGGCCAGTTACATCTGTGACCACGGCCACGCAGACCTTCCATCCTCGTGGACCATGGTTGAGGAGAAACCCTAGCCATTCCTCTAGAGGCCTCAGGCTAACTGCACAGGATTTACCATCCAGTAAcagtctcccatccaagtactagcCAGGCccaaccctgcttagcttctgagacCAGATGAGATTGGGTGGTATGACTGTATGCTGATCCAGTAATGGTAATAATGACTGACAACAGCTCATTCTGACCTGGCTGTCATCGGCAGGCTCAAGATGGTAGCCGGGCTTGCATGACACTAATATCTTAGTTCCAAGTCTGTGGCTGAGGGTGGCTCAGAGCTGCTGAGCTGGATGTGTAGGTACCAGGGAAGCAGCTCTGGACCACAGAGGCTCCAGCATCAGCTGCAGGGCAGCACCCATGCTACTATAGAACCATTTCAACCTCTGCCTAGAAAGTGACAGGAAAGCAGCAAACACGCCACCACCAGCTACATACACGATCCATCCTTGCCTCATTAGCCCAGCCTGTGGCACCTGCTGCTACATTCTGATGCTCATTCAGAAGAGCACCTAACCCAGGGTCATATCTCCAGTGCCAAAAGCTGGTGCTGGGAGTGTGGGGTTACACTGCTCCAGCAAGGAGACTCCAGGGTAGAGAGCCAGGGTGGAATAGACGGCTTCTGAGTCACTCACCAGCCTGGTGAACCAACTAGGCTGGCACGCAGCTCTGTCTGCACAAAGTACTTGGGACCTGGGTTTTTCCTGTTACGTTTCTTCAGCGTCCACAAAGCTGTTTCTGTGGTGCTGACCTCTTGTCCACAGACAGGTAGGGACAAGAAATCCAAAGTTGACTTCCAGTCCAGCTGAGGAGGTTGGTGTGGAGGCACCAACGGCTTTATTACAGTAACAGCTCATCTATCTCAAGCTGGATGCTGAGCACctaagaggaagggaaaaagattTTAAGTGGGGGAGATCATCCAGAGAGCCCCTAAGAAGTGTGTTTCAGAGTTCACAGAGATGGACTTTTAAGAGCAAGGGGCAACTTTGGGCAATGCTTTCCTGTGATGTAAGTGGCTACTTAGGCCAAAGCAAAACCACCAGAGGGGCTCTGGGTTGATGAGCTGCCAGCACTAGCAGGGTCCCTCAGTTACTACAGTGCCATCTATGTGCAAAGGACAGCATATGGTTTGGAAGGCCAGAatagaggggctgaagagatggtgcagtggtcAAAAGCCcttgctgctcatgcagaggacccaggtttggttccagcTTTTAGGAGGaaagatggctccctaaattctGGGGAACgtctctttgctttgctttagtaAGGGTGTCATTTGTCAATTGAAACAGACAGAATACAATGATAGAATGCTATATAAggcctaagtttgattcccagcacccagcagatCCATCAGTCCAATGGCCTCCATgcacaccaggcatgcacattgtgcacagacatacacatatacacgtgaaatagaaacatctttttttttttaataaagaaaagcaaaaggaccaATGTACAAAAGGGACATAAAGAATCCagggtagccgggcggtggtggcgcacgcctttaatcccagcactcgggaggcagaggcaggcggatctctgtgagttcgaggccagcctggtctacaagagctagttccaggacaggctctaaaaaagctacagagaaaccctgtctccaaaaacaaaaacaaaaacaaacaaacaaaaaaaaagaatccagggTAGCATGGTCCAGCTGTCTTGGGAACTACAGAACAGGAATCTTCTGTCTCTCAGCCAGAGCCCATGCACATCTGTGGCCGCAGGAGCTCTGTGCCCAGGGGAGCAGCAGGCGCTTCCTCCACCcattctgctcccctcccttgaCCACACCATCTGTCTTGTTTAGCATGCAGGGCCCTGATGGATGAGGTGGAACATGACATCAACAAGGCTCgacagaagaaaaccaaggtGGGCTCCTACCGAATCAGGCCTGACGggacacaggagaggaaaaaggtaGCGGAAAAGGAATTATGTGCCAGTATATAATTGCGGATATGGGCAATTACGAGCCATTTATCCAAACAGCAGTTGGTCTTAATCTTCTAACCTTGCTCTTGTTCGGGGTGTCAGCTCTAAATTGCTTCTGAGTCCTGGGGGACCCAAAGTAATCTTTAAGCTTGAAATTGAAGTATCTCTCTCAGCACctaaattttgtgttttgtcaAGTTGGAAGACATTTCGGCTCCGTCGTTCATCAGAATGAAAAATAGCAAGTCCATGGTTCTTGGACAAGACCAGCAGGGGGCCCTGGGAGGTGATAGGGCAGATGCTCAAAGGCTGAGCAGGCCCCTCTTGGGcactccacccctcctccttcctggtCCTACAGATTTCCAGTGCGCGGGGAGAGCAGGATGCATGCTCCTCTCTGCTTAGACAGGCCCATGGCTCTGGGGAAAGAAAGGTCCTCCTTCAAAATTACTCAAAGGGGGCTCTCCCCAAGGGTCTGCAGCGACAGGTGCTGCAAGGGAGAGTGGACTTGACCTGCATGCAAGAGGGCCAGCTGCTGGAGGGGAGGTCAGATATTTTAGGAGATACCACTGCTTCCAAGCACAGACAGTGAATTCCGGAGCTTAGAATAGCTGCCCTGCATGGTGTCCAGTCCAGGTAAAGCTGAACAGCcacaggaggtgtgtgtgtgtgtgtgtgtgtgtgtgtgtgtgtgtgtgtgtgtgtgtgtgtgtgtgtgtgtgtgtgtgtgtgcgcatgtggtCACATGCTAGCAGTATTGCTTTAAAAGCAGCTTTCATGTTTTAGTAACTTGAGTAAGGGTTAACTAATCCGTCGTTAGATAACTTGGATCCATAGAACGGATCTTTTTAATGGGGTAATTGGGGCAACTGAGGAAAAGTAAAGGAAGCAACTACTGTCCCATGGAAGATCAGGCAAAGGGCACAAGGCTAGAGGGGGTTAGAGGAAATGGGTAGCTGTTTGTTGGGAGACACAGTATCCCAGTCATTAAACAATTTCTAATCCTGGAAATGtccttccagaaaaaaataagacccTGTGATATTGACCACCGTGGAAAAGCCAGATACACAGCTGCTCAGGGAGTCGGATGTAATGACCTGAGCATCTATCTCCCTTCTCACCCTCCTGCAGCATCCTGCAGTGACTTCACCAAAGGCTGTCTGTGTATGAACGCTGCACCCTCCTGGGCTTCTAATATCAAAAAGGAGTTCAATTTACCACTCCCTTCTCCTGCTTGACCCACCTTGGTAGGCTTAGTCCAAAGAGGTTTTTTTGATTTGCCAGGACTTAAAGTAACTTCAAAGTGTCCTCTCTATTGCATGTATTATGGATCAGACACGAGGCAAATGGGGGTTCGGTCCATCAGGAACTTTAGCAGCTGTTAGTGGGCCTTAAATCAGCTCACTGCGGTGGTTATAAGAAAACATACAGCTTTCTCTCAGGCCCGTGGCGTCGGCAAGATGAGCAAGTGTCATGGTCTCCATACTGCCAGGAAGCTCCACAGCCACCGACAGGACCAGAAGTGGCATGATAAACAATACAAGAAAGGCCACTTGGGCACAGCCCTGAAGGCCAATCCTTTTGGAGGTGCCTCTCATGCCAAGGGAATCGTGCTGGAAAAAGTAGGAGTTGAAGCCAAGCAGCCAAATTCTGCTATCAGGAAGTGTGTCAGGGTGCAGCTCATCAAGAACAGCAAGAAGATCACAGCTTTCGTCCCCAATGATGGTTGCTTGAACTTCATTGAGGAAAATAATGAAGTTCTGGTTGCTGGATTTGGTCGAAAGGGTCACGCTGTAGGTGATATTCCTGGAGTCTGCTTTAAGGTTGTTAAAGTAGCCAATGTGTCCCTTTTGGCTCTGTACAAAGGCAAGAAGGAGAGACCAAGATCCTAAATTTTGACAGTggaaacacaataataaattttcctattctgaaaaaaaagaaaacatataaatgtCAGAAAGCATCTTCTAGAAAAAGAGAAGTCTATTCTGTTATTGTATATAaagtattaatataaaaattataccaAGTCTAAAAATCCAAAAGCCACAAAAGCAGGTGGCTGTCCCCAGCATGGGAGAATAGCCTGAAGACACTTTGTTTGAGAAGACTGAACAACACCATACCCATTCCTGGCTGCCTATGCAGAAAATTCCAGGCTTCTCTGAGTACAGAGACTTTGGTAGCTGTGACTTTGGGTTTAGAGACCTGTAATTTTATACAGACAGAGCCCAGACTGGGCACCCACATGCAGGGCCCACACTGGCTCCAGGCTCCTGTGGCTGTATCCTTGGGGCTGGACTCGAAGTCTCCATAAGTTGATTTCCAGACCGAGAACTGTAGATCACATGAAAGACTCATACCAACCACTGAGGTCTGAACTCTGCTTCCCAGGCACGACCAAGACTAGTGTGAATGCCATGCTGCAGAAGGCCACAGCAGGCCTCTGGAGGGGCCTGAGGATGGCCTAGGGAAGGGACAGGCAGTTTGATGGACATTAGTGTTATGGCAAAAGGAACAATGTCTTATGCTCCTTTATAATAGTGGGACATCAGCGCTCACTTTCCACCCCCAGCTCCAGCCTCCTCAGTCAAGAAAACCTCACCCTCACACCTAGACCCACTAGAACCCATGAGTGTGGAGCCTGTTATGACCATCTCAGAACCACCCAGACCTAAGCCAAGGCTAGGGTGCTGACTTGTTCCAATTATTGAGTGAAGCTGAAAGCTAGTACCCACCCTGTGTCACCCTCTGCAAGTATTCGGAGGTCAATGGATCATAGGTTGTCTTTGGCGAGTCCTGTGAAAAAAAGAGAGGGCGGGGCCTTCCTTGACATCAGGACACCTCTTTCCATTACTCCAGATGGTGAAGGATGGGTTCTTCTCAATCAAGATGACCACACCTCTTAGCCACCTTCCATGGCATAAGCAAGACTCTCTGTAGCCAGAAATAGCAGATAACCCATTCCTTTTCCTGACTCTGCACCTCCTGCTCACCTCACAGAGGGCAAACAccagtggatggatggatggatggatggatggatggatggatggatggatggatggataaatagatagatggatggatgggtaaatAGATGGGTGGgtaaatggataaatgaatggatggataggtgaatgaatggatgggtaaATTAATGAATGTATTGCTGTCAGGAGGAGCAGGCTGGCTGTGTCCCgcagcctggctcccagccgcccagctaacttaacccccccccaaagaaccacacagaaattgtattaattaaattattgcttggtcTAtaagctctaacctcttattggctaactctcacatcttgattcaacccatttctaataatctgtatgtcaccacgaggtcatggcttatggggaaagattcagcatgtctaacctggcagcttcatggcggctctctgtgtctgccttcttcctcccagatttcagttctgtcttcccgcctatctaagtactgccctatcaaaaggccaaggcagtttctttatttaaccaataaaagcaacacaaatacagaaggacctcctacaccaatgtaTGGATAGgtaaatgaatggatagatgggtaaatggatggatgaatggatggatgaataccCCTGACCTCCAAGACTATAAAACTTGGGTTATACgcaaatatttaaaagaacttATTTGACAATGTTGCACTGAATTTTATTGTAAAGCTTCTGTTTCCTTGGCTTGGTTTACacagaaaacattcaaaatttttaattgtaCTGTTCGTTTGATtaggaagaacaaaaaaagaatatacatggcATGTATGTtcagttcagaggacaacttgcaggattcAGTTCTTTCCTTGTATGTCCCAAGGAGAAAACTCAGGTCTCAGTCAGTCATTTCTGCCCCAAAGGCTGCCCAGGCAGATCCCAGTGCAAATAAGCAGAAGGGCATAAAACTGCATGGGGCAGGACACTCACCCAGCACCACTAGACCCTGGGAGGCTCTGTCACAGCCCGTGGAGTGAGTTAGGAGGTAGCCTGCCCTAGCCAGGGAGCTGAGCTCAGGCCCAGGATATCTGCCTTGGGGCTATGCCTTGGTCAttgtatttgcaaaaacaaaacaaaaaccaggaacaaccccaaacccaaagaaaagccTGTCCATCTCCTCATTCCTCAGCTGTTCTCCTTATATACCAGAGGCCTAGCGTGGTAGACAGCTCTAGGATGAGCCAGGGGCAGCCACTGCTCACAAGACAGGGAAAGGAGAGATAAGGTGAGCAATTCAAGTGGTTGAGCTTGAGTCTCAGCAGGGTTGTGTTCCACCTGAAGTCAGGGTAGTGCAAGAGCCTAATGTCACCTCCATATTCATTAACCTTCAGGAACAAAAGAAATGAGCATCAGTTgacaagaaagagaagatgggtAGCAGAGAGAGCGCAAAATCACCCTCAGGGTCTGCGCTGTCCTCTAGCCCCTTGGGAAAACCCCTCTGTCACCACCTTGAGTGGCCTCTCCATGCCAGAGATAATAGGGCTTTTATTTTGGGCTTGGTTATGGGAATTACAGGCTCTGGTTCCCCACCTCCAAGAGATGTTCCTGTAATCAATCCCCTCTCTTCCAATGTGGTCACACCAGGAACAGGAGCAAGAGCAGGGATGTCTCCTCCAGTCCACTACAGCAGCCCAGATGTGTTCAGCATCTGGATGAGACCCAACAGGCGTAGCTCATTAACTGATCAGCACCAGTATCCAACCTTGTATCCATGTGATGCCTGATATCAACACAGGGAACTCACTTCTAATCCCTTTGCTTAGGTCAGCTTGGCACCCTCCTCAGCTAGGGCTACCCCAGGCTTTTCCCCATCCTCCCACACCCCTAGCAGCATCTTCATGTCCACCTCCAAAGAATAcctaagaggcagaggctgttccCTGCAGCCTTCATCCCTCAGCCGGCCTCTGTGACTTAGGAGCACCCCGTGCTTGCTGACACTGTACCCACAGCCATGTGCACCTGTCCAGCCTGTTAGCTGTGGGGTGCCTGTCACCTTCCACACTGGTTCTAGAGTCCTATCACTTGCAAGTCTCCATGCCAATCTCCTGCTATCACACAAAGGTAACCTCCAAAGTACCGAGGCCCTGGCACCAGGGTTGCCTCAAAATCAATGCAGTTGGACCACACACTGAGATGAGTACAGGGTTAGCCTGTATCCCAGCAgccaggctcccttcctgatcAGCTTCTTACTAGCAAGCCTCAAGTCACCAGACAGGTAATTATGAGAACCAAAATTGGTGAGAGCAGGGGTTCCAGGCAATGAATTATCCCAGTCTGAATATTCATACGAGTGTGCCTTGTATGTATgctcatttgtatatatgtgcatgcatgtgtatgtgagtctgtgcacatgcataagtgtgtgtatgcatatcttAATTCTTTACATATGTATAAGTGAATCTCTGTATAcacgtatgtgcatgcacacatgtgaataaGTGTACAACCACCAAAAACACAGGTTTTCTATTTGCCTCTGGGAGCAGCAGCAATCTGAGCATCACTGTGAATGGTGCGGTGCTGTGTGCTGGCTACAATGGTGACAGTTTGGCTGATTAGGAAGTTCTTGGAAGCCCAGGACTTTCCTGCTTACTGGGCAGGACACATGGGATGGTGTCTCAGCATAGTCCTGCAACACTTGTGCTGTTCCAGGAAGAAccagcaggtggatctttctCCCAGGGCCTCCCATCCTGGATCACCTCAACGGGTTAgcaagctcctccccctccctaaaTCAAGGGAATTTAACATTTGTGCCTTCTCCATGGGTAGAAGAGAGGGGCATCGAATTAAAAGGGAAAGAGTGTCCTAGTTCCCCCCATGGGCATTGAAACAATGCAGGGACAGTCAGATCCCAAAGTTTGTCCATTTGACGTGGGGAGGAGCTTCACCACCAGAAACAGGTAATTAGGAACTCCTCTGAGGAAACTCCCTAATCCCCCGATACTCTTCTCTGGTCAAAGATGCTCACTTCCCCACTTGTCCTCTTTGATTTTGTAGACCCCACATGTCCTCCCTCTGCTCCATCCAGAAAATGGCTGAAACCTCCCCCTTTTCAAGAATGGCACACTCCAAGACTCAGGGCAGCCTAGTTTGTTGGCCTGCTAAAAATGTCAGGCTCTGTGGGGTAcctggctctctcctcccacGTCCTCGGCCAGGCTCCTGTGTGGAACTTCCTGAGTTCGCAGGATGACTGCAGCAGACAAGGGAAGCCACCTGGAGACAGCTTCTGAGTCACCTGTCACACTGTGTGCATAGAAGGCCATCCCTGTGCCGTTTATTCGTGGCTGTTCAACCCGCCCTAGACATTCTCTAGAGATATCACAGTTTTCCCTTGTAAGAAGATGTGTGGTGCTAGTTTGGATATTGGGGATCTGATAATGAGGAGTTAAGAAGCGATTTCTGTTTTCTGAAGACGGGGTGTGTGGGTGAGTTGGTTCCCCTGAGCTCGACCTTGCTTACAGTGTTCTCCCAGCCGGAGGAGCCAGCCTGCTGCAGGCTGCATGCCACCTTAGTGTGGGATAGTCTCCTAAAGGTTGCATGGGGTTTATACCTCAAGTTGTACATCtagacttcatttttttaagtccAGAATACTTttgagaaggaagcagaaggtATTGTAAAATCAAACTGTGCGTTCTGGGGCTGCAGAGCTGCCCAGTGGCTAAAGTACTTTTTGTGCACACACAAGAGGTCCTCAGCAACACATAAAAGCTGAGCAGGGCCTGTAATCtggtactggggaggcagagaggatccCTAGGGCCTGCTGCCAGCCAGTCTAGGCAAAGCCACGAGCTTCAGGCTCAGTGTGACACTGACTCACAAAGCAAGGTTTTGAGCAACAGAAGAAAGCCACTGATGTCACGGACTGATACATGTTCTGtgtgaggagagggagagcacTCCACAAGAGTGGGACCGCCAGGACCTAGAGGGAGGGGTCTAGAGAAATGGCCCAGGGGTCGAGTATCTACTGCTTTCATAGAAGACCCAAATTCCactcatgtcaggtggctcacctATCTGACatccttcttctggcttctgtggacccctgcactcatgtgcacacaccccatcacacatacatacaaacaattaaaaataaccattaaAAAAATTGCTAAGGTGTACACGATGGTGaagtcctggcacttgggagactgaggcaggcagatctctgtgagttcaaagccagcctggtctgcatagggaccagaacagccagagttatacagagagaccccgtctcaaaaagccCTAGAGGGAGACACAGCCCACAGGGACCTCACTGACTCTCTTTTGTGAACGGTATAGACAGAAACTTCTTTGTCGTGGGTCACCTGAATTTCAGAAGCTCTTAAACTCTGGTGTCAGCTCTACCATACAACACATATCCAGACCTCGGCAGAAGCTGATTCTTGCTTGTCACTTTGATCAAACATTTCACAGTGTGCATACTCTAGGGTCTTTCTGGCTCCCAAGTCTGTCTGGATCACACGCAGCTCTGGACACACATGGTGGCTAGGACCAACCACACCGAGAAGCCTATCCTCAGCCAGATTCTTGCTGTTGCTCTTGGGCATTCTGGGATGTGGTGGTCACAGGGCCCAGCCATATGTCCCTCAGGGGAAGTGATGAAGCAAAAGAATCCTC includes:
- the LOC119808038 gene encoding 40S ribosomal protein S23-like — translated: MSKCHGLHTARKLHSHRQDQKWHDKQYKKGHLGTALKANPFGGASHAKGIVLEKVGVEAKQPNSAIRKCVRVQLIKNSKKITAFVPNDGCLNFIEENNEVLVAGFGRKGHAVGDIPGVCFKVVKVANVSLLALYKGKKERPRS